Below is a genomic region from Ancylomarina subtilis.
TTGGAAACAAAGTCGCTATTGTTCAGTACCCCGTAAATGCAGGTCTTGGTTTCGATGCAGTGGTTGATGTATTGAAAATGAAAATGTATCAATGGGGCCCTGATGGTGGGAAACCTGAAATTTTGGACATTCCTGATTCGGAGATTGATAAAGCCAACGAACTACATAACGAATTGGTTGAAGCAGCTGCTGAAAACGACGAGGCATTAATGGAGCTTTATTTCGAAAAAGGGAGTTTGACTGAGGACGAGATGAGAGAAGGAATGAAAAAAGGAATGATTGCCTGCGATCTTTATCCTGTTTTCTGTGTTTCTGCTAAAAAGGATATGGGCGTTAGACGTCTAATGGAATTCATCGGCAATATTGTGCCATATGTGACTGAGATGCCTGCTATACCAACCGTAAGCGGACGTGAAGCAAAATGCGATTCCAATGCTCCAACGTCTTTATTTGTGTTTAAAACATCCATTGAACCTCATATTGGCGAGGTCAACTATTTTAAAGTTATTTCCGGAAAGATTAAAGAGGGCGATGACCTAACAAATATTAACAACGGCACTAAAGAACGCCTTTCACAACTATATGTTGTAGCTGGTCGAAATCGCGAAAAAGTAAATGAATTGGTTGCTGGTGATATTGGTGCTACAGTAAAGTTAAAGAATACCAAAAACAACCATACCTTAAATTGTAAGGATTGCGACTTTGTATATAAGGATATTGAATTTCCTGAACCCAAATACAGAACAGCTGTCAACGCATTGGATGAATCTGACGATGAGCGTTTGGGTGAATTGCTTCATCGCATGCACGAAGAAGATCCAACCATATTGATTGAATACTCGAAAGAACTAAAACAAATCATACTTCATGGTCAGGGCGAATTCCATTTAAATACATTAAAATGGAGATTGAAACATAACGATAAAATGGAAATCGAATTTAAATCGCCTAAAATCCCCTATCGCGAAACCATAACCAAACAAGCTGCCGCAGATTATCGTCATAAGAAACAATCTGGAGGCTCCGGTCAGTTTGGAGAGGTTCATATGATTATAGAACCCTACTACGAAGGCATTCCTGACCCAACTTCGTTTAAAGTTGATGGAAAAGAATTTAAAGTCAATTTAAGAGGTACAGAAATCGTAGACCTTCCATGGGGAGGTAAGTTGGTTTTCTGTAACTGTATCGTTGGTGGTGTCATCGACACGCGTTTCCTTCCTGCTATCATGAAAGGAATTATGGAAAAGATGGATGAAGGCCCATTGACAGGTTCCTATGCCCGTGATATTCGGGTATCTGTTTACGATGGTAAAATGCATGCGGTGGATTCGAATGAAATTTCGTTCCGACTTGCAGGGCGCCATGCCTTTAGTCAAGCCTTTAAAAATGCAGCGCCAAAAATTCTTGAACCCATTTATAATATCGAGATTTTGGTTCCAGAGGATAGAATGGGTGATGTCATGAGTGACCTACAAACTCGCCGAGCTATGATTATGGGAATGGAAGCTGAAAAAGGATTCCAGAAAATTATAGCTAAGGTTCCACTTAAAGAAATGGACCGTTATTCAACATCCTTAAGTTCTCTTACTGGTGGACGAGCTCAATTCTCAATGAAATTTGCTGAGTACGAAAAAGTACCTAATGATGTTCAACAAGAACTATTAGCTGCTTACGAAGAAGAGGTCGCCGAAGCCTAATCAAATAACTAAGAAAGCCGATAGATTCAAATGAGTCTATCGGCTTTAATTATGCCTTCAAACGTTAATCGGTTTGCTATTTATCGTGTAATAGGGTCAAAGCTCCTCTTTTGGTATAATGCTTGCCGTTCTCTTCACGACCTTCTGCTTCTATCACATAAAAGTAAGTCCCTGGTGTAGCCAACTTCCCATTAATCTTCCCATTCCATCCTTTACTACTTAATCTATTCGTTAAACCAGGTGAAACATCTGATTCTTGAAATTCATAAACAAGTCGCCCCCATCTGTTAAATATCTTGGCTGAATAAGATTTCACGGAATACAACCTCAAACGAAATACTTCATTGGCCCCATCACCATTAGGAGTAAAAACATTAGGAACCTCGAAAATAGACCCCTCAACAACAATATTGCTTGACGTAAACACATCCACACAATTCATTGAATCATCATTATTCCTTGCAATCAATTTCACAAAATATTCTCCCGGATGAAGATAGGTGTAAGTTTCACTTATTCCCGTTTTGATATCTGTCAACAAACTATCCTGAGTAGGTACTGGACCATCGATTCGGGTTGTATCCTGATAGTAGTACCATTCATATTCTGCCCTATCATTTAAATTTTTGATCTCGAAATTCACATTTAATGGTGCTTCACCCAAAGCTGGTGTAAATGTAAAATTAGCATCAACCGCATAGGTTTTTGACTTAATTGCCGATGAAGTATACTCAAAACCACATTCATCAATCACGGTCATTGTAAAATCGTCTTCACCCTCAAAAGCACTATCATCAATAAAACTTTTAGTCGTTCCATCGTAAATTGCAAAAGTAGGACGTTGAATCTCGATTCCATTTCGTTGAAACGAAAAAACCAATTTCGTTGAAAGATCAAGTGGATTCGAAGATGGAAAATCTGAATATTGATATTTTGTTGCTGAATAGGATGATGAAAAATGAACGCCAACACAATCCATATCCGTTTTTGTGAAATTGGGTTGATTGGTGCCTTTCAAATGATTAATGACCCAAGCCTGATATTCTCTCACAACAGCATCTTTTTCAATCGTCACATGATACAAACCATCTTCCAAATCATTCACCTGCGATTCAGAAACACCATTTTCAATATGAAATGGAGCCTCGAAAGATGTACTTGCACTATTCCATTTAGTCCAGGTAAAATCCCAACCAGAAATTCCATCTGGCGAAACAGCCTTCAACTCACCCACACTTGAAGCAAATTCATCACTAAACACAAAAATATCATCTTGTGTACCACTGGTATATTCGGTTGTTGAACTATAACTCGCACTTGGTGACGAAATCTGAGCCAATAAATCGGTAGAACATAAAATCAATCCGCATAATAGTCCAAATAACAATCGGTATTTCAATGAATTCGAGAAACCTTTAGTTTGCATATCTTTTTATTTATTTTTGATAAAGCTTGATTTACAATATTAAAAAAATAATGTCGCATTTATAATACTTATAAGCGGATTTATAAATTGAAAAGAGATATTTGCTCAAATATTTGTGTGACTCAATTTGCAATTTGTACTTTTGGGCTAGTATTTTTAGAATCGAAAATTAGAGTAAAAGAGCATATGGATTATTTAAATGACCTAAACCCGGTACAACGTGAAGCGGTTGAAAAAACGGAAGGCCCATCGCTGGTTATTGCGGGTGCTGGTTCAGGAAAAACTCGTGTATTAACCTACCGAATTGCTCACCTTTTGAATAAGGGCGTGCGCCCGTATACCATATTGGCTCTGACCTTTACCAACAAAGCCGCTCGGGAAATGAAAGAGCGTATTGGACATATTGTTGGATCTGAACAAGCACAAAGTCTTTGGATGGGGACATTCCACTCCACCTTTGCGAAAATACTTCGTTACGAAGCTGAGTATTTGGGGTTCGATTCGAACTTCACTATTTACGATACACAAGACTCCAAAAACCTACTTCGTAGTATC
It encodes:
- a CDS encoding elongation factor G, with amino-acid sequence MKVYQSNEIKNIALIGNAGSGKTTLAEAMLFEGGVISRRGNVDDNNTVSDYNPVEHEHGSSVFSTILYTEWLGKKINFIDTPGADDFSGGVISALNVVDTGLMLINAQHGVEVGTEILGRRATKRNTPLIFVVNHLDHEKANFDQCIESAKVSFGNKVAIVQYPVNAGLGFDAVVDVLKMKMYQWGPDGGKPEILDIPDSEIDKANELHNELVEAAAENDEALMELYFEKGSLTEDEMREGMKKGMIACDLYPVFCVSAKKDMGVRRLMEFIGNIVPYVTEMPAIPTVSGREAKCDSNAPTSLFVFKTSIEPHIGEVNYFKVISGKIKEGDDLTNINNGTKERLSQLYVVAGRNREKVNELVAGDIGATVKLKNTKNNHTLNCKDCDFVYKDIEFPEPKYRTAVNALDESDDERLGELLHRMHEEDPTILIEYSKELKQIILHGQGEFHLNTLKWRLKHNDKMEIEFKSPKIPYRETITKQAAADYRHKKQSGGSGQFGEVHMIIEPYYEGIPDPTSFKVDGKEFKVNLRGTEIVDLPWGGKLVFCNCIVGGVIDTRFLPAIMKGIMEKMDEGPLTGSYARDIRVSVYDGKMHAVDSNEISFRLAGRHAFSQAFKNAAPKILEPIYNIEILVPEDRMGDVMSDLQTRRAMIMGMEAEKGFQKIIAKVPLKEMDRYSTSLSSLTGGRAQFSMKFAEYEKVPNDVQQELLAAYEEEVAEA
- a CDS encoding gliding motility-associated C-terminal domain-containing protein, yielding MQTKGFSNSLKYRLLFGLLCGLILCSTDLLAQISSPSASYSSTTEYTSGTQDDIFVFSDEFASSVGELKAVSPDGISGWDFTWTKWNSASTSFEAPFHIENGVSESQVNDLEDGLYHVTIEKDAVVREYQAWVINHLKGTNQPNFTKTDMDCVGVHFSSSYSATKYQYSDFPSSNPLDLSTKLVFSFQRNGIEIQRPTFAIYDGTTKSFIDDSAFEGEDDFTMTVIDECGFEYTSSAIKSKTYAVDANFTFTPALGEAPLNVNFEIKNLNDRAEYEWYYYQDTTRIDGPVPTQDSLLTDIKTGISETYTYLHPGEYFVKLIARNNDDSMNCVDVFTSSNIVVEGSIFEVPNVFTPNGDGANEVFRLRLYSVKSYSAKIFNRWGRLVYEFQESDVSPGLTNRLSSKGWNGKINGKLATPGTYFYVIEAEGREENGKHYTKRGALTLLHDK